From Acetonema longum DSM 6540, the proteins below share one genomic window:
- a CDS encoding YmaF family protein, producing the protein MSDEEDRGYPMHKPNKEEAYMEHVHLTQTMADVACEHQHLITGTSGTPIRKGRSHVHRICFRTSYDPKGGECHWHMVDVMTGPAIDIGGCDEHTHCFAGKTSYDVGHCHDFCSVTDASPECCEEEEEHECHCYREDQ; encoded by the coding sequence ATGTCAGACGAAGAAGATCGTGGATATCCAATGCATAAGCCTAATAAAGAGGAAGCCTACATGGAGCATGTACACCTTACACAAACAATGGCAGATGTAGCTTGCGAACACCAACACCTTATTACTGGAACAAGTGGAACGCCGATACGTAAAGGTCGTTCTCATGTTCATCGTATATGTTTCAGGACTTCCTATGACCCGAAGGGAGGGGAGTGCCACTGGCATATGGTCGATGTGATGACTGGCCCTGCAATAGATATTGGTGGTTGCGATGAACATACACATTGCTTTGCAGGTAAGACCAGTTACGATGTAGGTCATTGCCATGATTTTTGCAGTGTTACCGATGCTTCACCGGAGTGTTGCGAGGAAGAAGAAGAACACGAATGTCATTGTTATCGGGAAGATCAATAA
- a CDS encoding helix-turn-helix domain-containing protein has translation MSGCCSKNREKLIEFIQNELINTAEVMQILNCSQQNISDLIKRGDLVPVKEMPKDRLFFKTDVLERNPFYIELRNMLDEIISVSDIPNVKL, from the coding sequence ATGAGTGGATGTTGTTCTAAAAATAGAGAAAAATTGATTGAATTTATCCAAAACGAATTAATTAACACTGCTGAAGTAATGCAGATTTTAAACTGTAGCCAACAAAATATATCTGACTTGATCAAACGAGGGGATTTGGTACCCGTAAAGGAGATGCCAAAAGACCGATTGTTTTTTAAGACGGACGTATTGGAAAGAAATCCATTCTATATTGAACTCCGCAATATGCTAGATGAGATCATATCAGTTTCTGATATCCCGAATGTAAAGCTATAA
- a CDS encoding response regulator, with amino-acid sequence MARILICDDSMFMRMLLGKLLKEAGYEIVAEAGDGNQAVQLYQQYKPDLVTMDITMSHLDGIGAAKKIHEIDPSARVVMVTAIGQKQVIEDANQAGASGFIIKPFAPQEVLRVVKSALED; translated from the coding sequence GTGGCAAGAATACTGATATGCGACGATTCAATGTTTATGCGCATGTTGCTGGGCAAATTATTAAAAGAAGCAGGCTATGAAATAGTGGCTGAAGCCGGAGACGGCAACCAGGCAGTACAGCTTTATCAGCAGTATAAGCCGGATTTGGTTACGATGGATATTACCATGTCCCATCTGGATGGAATAGGGGCGGCTAAGAAAATTCACGAAATAGATCCTTCGGCCCGCGTTGTTATGGTAACAGCTATTGGGCAAAAACAGGTAATAGAGGATGCGAATCAGGCGGGTGCTTCCGGTTTTATCATTAAGCCTTTTGCCCCTCAGGAAGTGCTTCGTGTGGTTAAGAGTGCTCTTGAAGACTAG